From one Vicia villosa cultivar HV-30 ecotype Madison, WI unplaced genomic scaffold, Vvil1.0 ctg.000233F_1_1, whole genome shotgun sequence genomic stretch:
- the LOC131625704 gene encoding leucine-rich repeat receptor protein kinase HPCA1-like isoform X2 gives MDLSGQLSSEIGSLSELQILVLSYNKNLTGPLPAEIGNLKKLRNLQLINCGFSGPIPDTIGNLKQLVFLSLNSNRFSGTIPASIGNLSSINWLDLAENQLQGPIPISSGTTPGLDMLHKTKHFHFGKNKLSGTIPAKLFSSEMSLIHVLFESNKFTGSIPSTLGLVKTLEVVRLDNNSLNGPVPQNINNLTNVRELFLSSNHLSGSLPNLTGMNVLSYLDMSDNQFDQSDFPSWLSTLQSLTTIMMEKTQLQGSIPVSLFSLGQLQTVMLKNNQLNGTLDIGTTISDQLGVIDLQTNFIEKFDPRIDVSKVEITLVENPYCDEGLPAAKQTYCSIAKNNDSYTTPLNNCVPVSCDSNQILSPNCKCTYPYTGTLTLRAPSFSDLGNKTVFDMLGFTLMESFRNHDKPVDSVSLSNPRKNVYQYLDLSLEIFPSAQDSFNRTGISGIGFMLSNQTYKPQADIFGPFYFLADKYEHYLNDSVIEEGPVKSSKSSNIGIIAGAAIGGCVLVVLLLLAVVYGFRQKNKAKREAKKSSLFEQWGPDESNSSIPQLKGARRFSFEEIQNCTKKFSQLNYIGSGGYGKVYRGTLLNGQLIAVKRAQKESIQGGLEFKTEIELLSRVHHKNLVSLIGFCFEQGEQILVYEYVVNGTLTDALSGKSGIRLDWIRRLKIALGAARGLDYLHEHANPPIIHRDVKSTNILLDERLNAKVSDFGLSKPLGDGAKGYITTQVKGTMGYLDPEYYMTQQLTEKSDVYSFGVLMLELITARRPIERGKYIVKVVKNAIDKTKELNGLTEILDPVIDFKASLNSFEKFIGLTMKCVEESSSNRPSMNYALKEIENMLLLAGTNPNAESASPSSSYNASGNSMHPYENEYFDSSVVLPRA, from the exons ATGGATTTGTCTGGCCAGCTTTCATCAGAAATTGGATCACTCTCCGAATTGCAGATTTT GGTTCTGTCCTACAACAAGAATTTAACAGGACCGCTTCCGGCCGAAATTGGAAATTTGAAAAAGCTGAGAAACTT ACAGCTTATTAACTGCGGCTTCAGCGGTCCTATCCCAGATACAATAGGAAATCTAAAACAGCTTGTATTCCT ATCTTTGAATTCTAATAGATTTAGCGGAACAATTCCAGCTTCTATTGGTAATCTCTCAAGTATTAACTGGCTAGACTTAGCAGAAAACCAGCTCCAGGGTCCTATCCCAATATCTAGTGGAACTACTCCCGGTCTCGATATGTTgcacaaaacaaaacactt TCATTTTGGGAAGAATAAgctttcagggactattccagctAAACTTTTTAGTTCTGAAATGTCGTTGATACATGT GCTTTTTGAAAGCAACAAATTTACTGGCAGCATTCCATCTACACTTGGACTTGTGAAGACACTGGAAGTGGT GCGCTTGGATAACAATTCGTTAAATGGACCTGTGCCTCAAAACATCAACAATCTTACAAACGTTAGAGAATT GTTCCTGTCCTCTAATCACCTATCCGGTTCCCTGCCAAACCTTACTGGAATGAACGTCCTCAGTTACCT gGATATGAGCGATAACCAATTTGATCAATCAGACTTTCCATCATGGTTATCAACTCTTCAGTCTCTAACAACAAT AATGATGGAGAAAACACAACTTCAAGGATCTATTCCCGTTTCTTTGTTCAGCCTGGGACAGTTACAGACAGT GATGCTGAAAAACAACCAGCTGAATGGAACTTTAGATATTGGCACAACCATTAGTGACCAACTGGGAGTCATTGATTTGCAGACtaattttattgaaaaatttGATCCACGGATCGATGTCTCTAAAGTGGAGATAAC ACTTGTAGAAAATCCTTATTGTGATGAAGGACTCCCAGCGGCGAAACAAACCTACTGCTCCATTGCAAAAAACAATGACTCATATACAACGCCGCTAAATAACTGTGTGCCAGTTTCCTGCGACTCGAATCAGATATTAAGCCCGAATTGCAAATGTACATACCCTTACACCGGAACTTTAACTCTTAGAGCTCCTTCTTTCTCTGACTTGGGAAACAAGACAGTGTTTGATATGCTAGGTTTCACTCTTATGGAGTCTTTTAGAAATCACGACAAACCCGTGGATTCAGTTTCCTTAAGCAATCCGAGGAAGAATGTGTATCAGTATCTTGATTTGAGTTTAGAAATATTTCCATCAGCCCAAGATTCTTTCAATAGAACCGGTATTTCTGGCATAGGCTTTATGCTCAGCAACCAAACATACAAGCCTCAAGCTGACATTTTTGGACCATTTTATTTCCTTGCTGATAAGTATGAACATTATCTGAATGACTCGG TAATAGAAGAAGGTCCTGTGAAATCCAGTAAATCGTCAAATATTGGCATCATCGCTGGAGCTGCTATTGGCGGTTGTGTCCTGGTTGTGTTATTACTCCTTGCAGTTGTTTACGGTTTCCGCCAAAAGAACAAGGCAAAAAGAGAAGCTAAGAAAAGCAGCCTTTTTG AACAATGGGGTCCTGATGAGAGCAATAGTAGCATCCCACAGTTGAAAGGTGCGAGGCGCTTCAGTTTCGAGGAGATTCAGAACTGCACCAAAAAGTTTTCACAACTCAATTACATAGGATCTGGGGGATATGGGAAG GTTTATAGGGGAACTCTTCTCAATGGACAACTAATTGCAGTAAAACGAGCTCAAAAGGAATCAATCCAAGGAGGGTTGGAATTCAAAACGGAGATTGAACTTCTATCGAGGGTCCACCATAAAAATCTTGTTAGCCTTATTGGTTTTTGCTTTGAGCAAGGCGAACAAATATTGGTTTATGAGTATGTTGTAAATGGTACTTTGACAGATGCTCTTTCAG GTAAGTCAGGAATTAGATTGGACTGGATTAGAAGGCTAAAAATAGCCCTTGGTGCTGCTCGGGGGTTGGATTATCTTCATGAACATGCTAATCCTCCTATCATACATAGAGACGTCAAATCGACAAACATTTTACTCGACGAGCGCTTGAATGCTAAAGTATCCGATTTCGGTCTATCCAAGCCATTGGGTGATGGTGCAAAAGGTTATATCACAACTCAAGTCAAAGGGACAATG GGTTACTTGGATCCAGAATATTACATGACACAGCAATTGACAGAGAAAAGTGATGTTTATAGCTTTGGAGTACTAATGTTGGAGTTGATAACAGCAAGAAGGCCAATAGAAAGAGGGAAATATATCGTGAAAGTTGTTAAGAATGCAATTGACAAGACAAAAGAGTTAAATGGTCTTACGGAAATCCTTGATCCTGTCATTGATTTTAAGGCATCGTTGAACAGTTTTGAAAAATTTATAGGTCTAACAATGAAATGTGTGGAAGAGTCAAGTTCAAATAGGCCTTCAATGAATTATGCACTGAAAGAAATCGAAAACATGTTGCTGTTGGCTGGCACTAACCCTAATGCTGAATCAGCATCTCCTTCATCTAGTTATAATGCTAGTGGAAATTCTATGCATCCTTATGAAAATGAGTACTTTGATTCAAGTGTGGTACTTCCACGCGCATAA
- the LOC131625667 gene encoding uncharacterized protein LOC131625667, giving the protein MATTPFVYLGVPIFIGRPKPVHFLFVTVGKASLLTMAGRLLLVKFVIQSMLVHYISIYHWPGSLTKQVTTWMHNFIWSGNLEQKKVVNVAWKNCCKSLKNGGLGLRSLEGFNEGTKLHLCWQFVKSGKSWTTLLAERVLRNRRAISYHISSTMWTSIKECYQKVLSYHISSTMWTSSSGDDANI; this is encoded by the coding sequence ATGGCTACAACACCTTTTGTGTATCTGGGGGTACCTATATTTATTGGTAGACCTAAGCCTGTGCATTTTTTGTTTGTTACTGTTGGTAAAGCTAGCCTTCTTACAATGGCTGGAAGATTACTGTTGGtaaaatttgtgattcaaagcaTGTTGGTACACTACATATCTATATACCACTGGCCTGGATCTCTTACAAAGCAAGTAACAACTTGGATGCACAATTTTATATGGAGTGGCAACTTAGAGCAGAAAAAAGTAGTAAATGTAGCTTGGAAAAATTGTTGTAAAAGTTTAAAGAATGGAGGCCTTGGGCTAAGATCTCTTGAGGGGTTTAATGAGGGCACAAAGCTTCACCTTTGCTGGCAATTTGTTAAAAGTGGTAAAAGTTGGACTACATTACTGGCTGAGAGGGTTCTTAGAAATAGAAGAGCAATATCATACCACATAAGTTCCACTATGTGGACTAGCATAAAGGAGTGTTATCAAAAGGTGTTATCATACCACATAAGTTCCACTATGTGGACTAGCAGCTCCGGCGATGATGCCAATATTTGA
- the LOC131625707 gene encoding cinnamoyl-CoA reductase CAD2 isoform X1 yields MANQNREEVVCVTGANGFIGSWLVQTLLHKQNPHYKIHATIFPGSDPSHLFTLHPEAQSRITIFPVNILDSAAVSAAIQNCSGVFHVASPCTLEDPTDPQKELLEPALHGTLNVLEASKRAGVKRVVLTSSISAMVPNPNWPENKPIDESSWTDVEYCSSRGKWYPVSKTEAEKAAWEFCEKNDATIDVVAIHPGTCLGALLQKEMNASSAVLQRLMMGFEDTQECYWLGAVHVKDVASAHVLVYETPTAAGRYLCTNGIYQFSSFAKIVSELYPHFPIHSFPDETQPGLTPCKDAAKRLIDLGLVFTPIQDAITEAAESLMAKGFLQRTPSASQN; encoded by the exons ATGGCTAACCAAAACAGAGAAGAGGTTGTATGCGTAACCGGAGCAAACGGTTTCATCGGTTCATGGCTAGTTCAAACCCTATTACACAAACAAAACCCACACTACAAAATCCACGCCACAATCTTCCCTGGTTCCGATCCTTCCCACCTCTTCACACTCCACCCCGAAGCCCAATCCCGCATCACCATCTTCCCCGTCAACATCCTCGACTCCGCCGCCGTATCAGCCGCCATCCAAAACTGCTCCGGCGTCTTCCACGTCGCCTCCCCATGCACACTCGAAGACCCAACCGATCCACAAAAGGAACTTCTCGAACCCGCTCTACACGGAACGCTAAACGTTCTAGAAGCATCCAAGCGCGCGGGTGTGAAGCGCGTGGTTCTCACTTCCTCCATTTCTGCCATGGTGCCAAACCCTAACTGGCCGGAAAACAAACCGATCGACGAATCTTCGTGGACGGACGTTGAGTACTGTTCGTCGAGAGGGAAGTGGTATCCGGTATCGAAAACAGAGGCGGAGAAGGCCGCGTGGGAGTTTTGCGAGAAGAACGACGCCACCATCGACGTGGTGGCGATTCATCCGGGGACTTGTTTGGGAGCGTTGCTTCAGAAGGAGATGAATGCGAGTTCTGCTGTTTTGCAGAGGTTGATGATGGGGTTTGAGGATACGCAGGAGTGTTATTGGTTGGGTGCTGTTCATGTGAAAGATGTTGCTAGTGCTCATGTTTTGGTTTATGAAACTCCAACTGCTGCTGGTAGATATCTTTGTACTAATGGTATCTATCAGTTTTCTAGTTTTGCCAAAATTGTTTCTGAATTGTACCCTCATTTTCCTATTCACAG TTTCCCTGATGAAACTCAGCCTGGTTTGACACCATGTAAAGATGCAGCAAAGAGGCTAATAGACTTGGGCCTAGTCTTCACACCCATTCAAGATGCTATTACAGAAGCAGCTGAAAGCCTTATGGCTAAAGGATTCCTGCAGAGAACACCCTCAGCCTCTCAGAATTAG
- the LOC131625706 gene encoding probable methyltransferase At1g29790: MGNETHDQQYSKKLPSYNQQSHSQTQKQKLNSFMLILFTNLVTIYIFIGPFSFMYKYSSMSTSDSNSILQELNSTKAQLAASHTILSELHQRLNSTNLLVQALLIDLTREQEKQSNRVEENPSAVNLGSDDSTISDEFNIALGPHKLPFGYSPKIGSGEIHMPIGEACSRHHDELKQYMTYDIGGECPGDDVLAQGLLLKGCEPLPRRRCHAKSPINYVEPTPLPDSLWRIPPDTSITWESYSCKSYRCLVDRKNEPGSYDCKGCFDLEKEEKIKWIFDDGGLDFGIDQVLATKTAGTIRIGLDIGGGTGTFAARMKERNVTIITTTLNLDGPFNNMVASRGLIPMYITVSQRLPFFENTLDIVHSMDVIGNWMPDTMLEFFLYDIYRVLRPGGLFWLDHFFCFGSQFNQTYVPMFDQVGFNKLRWHVEVKLDPGVRKNVWYISALMEKPML, translated from the coding sequence ATGGGGAATGAAACTCATGACCAACAATACTCAAAAAAGCTTCCATCTTATAATCAACAGAGTCATTCTCAAACACAGAAGCAGAAGCTGAATTCTTTTATGCTAATCCTATTTACCAACCTTGTAACCATTTACATTTTCATTGGTCCATTTAGTTTCATGTACAAGTACTCCTCTATGAGTACAAGTGACTCAAACTCCATCTTGCAGGAACTCAACTCCACCAAAGCTCAACTAGCTGCAAGCCACACAATCTTATCTGAGCTGCATCAGAGACTCAACTCAACTAACTTACTTGTCCAGGCTCTGCTTATTGATCTTACCCGCGAACAAGAAAAACAATCCAACCGTGTAGAGGAGAATCCTTCGGCTGTGAACCTCGGAAGCGATGATTCCACTATATCTGACGAGTTTAATATTGCACTTGGCCCTCACAAGCTCCCTTTCGGGTACTCACCAAAGATCGGTTCAGGTGAAATTCACATGCCTATTGGTGAAGCCTGCTCGAGGCACCATGACGAGTTAAAGCAATATATGACATATGATATTGGAGGAGAATGTCCTGGAGATGATGTACTTGCACAAGGACTCTTGCTCAAAGGGTGCGAACCATTACCTCGTCGGAGATGCCACGCGAAGTCTCCTATAAACTATGTAGAGCCAACGCCTCTGCCGGATAGTCTTTGGAGGATTCCACCAGACACAAGCATTACCTGGGAGTCCTATAGTTGTAAAAGCTACCGATGTCTTGTTGATAGAAAGAATGAGCCAGGTTCTTATGACTGCAAAGGTTGCTTTGActtagagaaagaagagaagattaAATGGATCTTTGATGATGGTGGACTTGATTTTGGAATTGACCAAGTTCTTGCAACAAAAACGGCTGGAACAATTCGTATTGGGCTTGACATAGGTGGTGGAACCGGAACATTTGCAGCTAGAATGAAGGAGCGAAACGTGACGATCATTACAACTACACTGAATTTGGATGGTCCATTCAACAACATGGTTGCATCAAGAGGTTTAATACCAATGTATATTACCGTTTCTCAAAGGCTTCCGTTCTTCGAAAACACACTGGATATTGTGCACTCTATGGATGTCATTGGCAATTGGATGCCAGACACCATGCTTGAGTTTTTTTTGTATGATATATACAGGGTGCTGAGGCCAGGAGGTCTATTCTGGCTTGACCATTTCTTCTGCTTCGGTTCACAGTTCAACCAAACTTACGTGCCAATGTTCGATCAGGTTGGATTCAATAAACTGCGATGGCATGTTGAAGTGAAACTTGATCCCGGGGTTCGAAAGAATGTATGGTACATTTCAGCTCTAATGGAAAAACCAATGCTTTGA
- the LOC131625707 gene encoding cinnamoyl-CoA reductase CAD2 isoform X2, whose translation MANQNREEVVCVTGANGFIGSWLVQTLLHKQNPHYKIHATIFPGSDPSHLFTLHPEAQSRITIFPVNILDSAAVSAAIQNCSGVFHVASPCTLEDPTDPQKELLEPALHGTLNVLEASKRAGVKRVVLTSSISAMVPNPNWPENKPIDESSWTDVEYCSSRGKWYPVSKTEAEKAAWEFCEKNDATIDVVAIHPGTCLGALLQKEMNASSAVLQRLMMGFEDTQECYWLGAVHVKDVASAHVLVYETPTAAGRYLCTNGIYQFSSFAKIVSELYPHFPIHRCGTTNSFLQAPNVFPSTMMEQ comes from the exons ATGGCTAACCAAAACAGAGAAGAGGTTGTATGCGTAACCGGAGCAAACGGTTTCATCGGTTCATGGCTAGTTCAAACCCTATTACACAAACAAAACCCACACTACAAAATCCACGCCACAATCTTCCCTGGTTCCGATCCTTCCCACCTCTTCACACTCCACCCCGAAGCCCAATCCCGCATCACCATCTTCCCCGTCAACATCCTCGACTCCGCCGCCGTATCAGCCGCCATCCAAAACTGCTCCGGCGTCTTCCACGTCGCCTCCCCATGCACACTCGAAGACCCAACCGATCCACAAAAGGAACTTCTCGAACCCGCTCTACACGGAACGCTAAACGTTCTAGAAGCATCCAAGCGCGCGGGTGTGAAGCGCGTGGTTCTCACTTCCTCCATTTCTGCCATGGTGCCAAACCCTAACTGGCCGGAAAACAAACCGATCGACGAATCTTCGTGGACGGACGTTGAGTACTGTTCGTCGAGAGGGAAGTGGTATCCGGTATCGAAAACAGAGGCGGAGAAGGCCGCGTGGGAGTTTTGCGAGAAGAACGACGCCACCATCGACGTGGTGGCGATTCATCCGGGGACTTGTTTGGGAGCGTTGCTTCAGAAGGAGATGAATGCGAGTTCTGCTGTTTTGCAGAGGTTGATGATGGGGTTTGAGGATACGCAGGAGTGTTATTGGTTGGGTGCTGTTCATGTGAAAGATGTTGCTAGTGCTCATGTTTTGGTTTATGAAACTCCAACTGCTGCTGGTAGATATCTTTGTACTAATGGTATCTATCAGTTTTCTAGTTTTGCCAAAATTGTTTCTGAATTGTACCCTCATTTTCCTATTCACAG GTGTGGAACCACAAACTCATTTTTACAAGCTCCAAACGTGTTTCCCAGCACCATGATGGAACAGTGA
- the LOC131625704 gene encoding leucine-rich repeat receptor protein kinase HPCA1-like isoform X1 yields MGERILVFLLFLFSYFFVVVVTKTSNEDYLALSALKFEWKNTPPSWERSQDPCGGHWEGIECFNSRVITISLSSMDLSGQLSSEIGSLSELQILVLSYNKNLTGPLPAEIGNLKKLRNLQLINCGFSGPIPDTIGNLKQLVFLSLNSNRFSGTIPASIGNLSSINWLDLAENQLQGPIPISSGTTPGLDMLHKTKHFHFGKNKLSGTIPAKLFSSEMSLIHVLFESNKFTGSIPSTLGLVKTLEVVRLDNNSLNGPVPQNINNLTNVRELFLSSNHLSGSLPNLTGMNVLSYLDMSDNQFDQSDFPSWLSTLQSLTTIMMEKTQLQGSIPVSLFSLGQLQTVMLKNNQLNGTLDIGTTISDQLGVIDLQTNFIEKFDPRIDVSKVEITLVENPYCDEGLPAAKQTYCSIAKNNDSYTTPLNNCVPVSCDSNQILSPNCKCTYPYTGTLTLRAPSFSDLGNKTVFDMLGFTLMESFRNHDKPVDSVSLSNPRKNVYQYLDLSLEIFPSAQDSFNRTGISGIGFMLSNQTYKPQADIFGPFYFLADKYEHYLNDSVIEEGPVKSSKSSNIGIIAGAAIGGCVLVVLLLLAVVYGFRQKNKAKREAKKSSLFEQWGPDESNSSIPQLKGARRFSFEEIQNCTKKFSQLNYIGSGGYGKVYRGTLLNGQLIAVKRAQKESIQGGLEFKTEIELLSRVHHKNLVSLIGFCFEQGEQILVYEYVVNGTLTDALSGKSGIRLDWIRRLKIALGAARGLDYLHEHANPPIIHRDVKSTNILLDERLNAKVSDFGLSKPLGDGAKGYITTQVKGTMGYLDPEYYMTQQLTEKSDVYSFGVLMLELITARRPIERGKYIVKVVKNAIDKTKELNGLTEILDPVIDFKASLNSFEKFIGLTMKCVEESSSNRPSMNYALKEIENMLLLAGTNPNAESASPSSSYNASGNSMHPYENEYFDSSVVLPRA; encoded by the exons ATGGGTGAAAGAATTCTAGTGTTCCTACTCTTCCTTTTCAGTTATTTTTTTGTAGTTGTAGTAACAAAAACTTCAAATGAAGATT ACCTTGCACTTTCGGCTTTAAAGTTTGAGTGGAAGAATACGCCGCCAAGTTGGGAGCGCTCGCAGGATCCTTGTGGTGGACATTGGGAGGGCATTGAGTGCTTCAATTCGCGCGTTATCACCAT ATCATTGTCTAGCATGGATTTGTCTGGCCAGCTTTCATCAGAAATTGGATCACTCTCCGAATTGCAGATTTT GGTTCTGTCCTACAACAAGAATTTAACAGGACCGCTTCCGGCCGAAATTGGAAATTTGAAAAAGCTGAGAAACTT ACAGCTTATTAACTGCGGCTTCAGCGGTCCTATCCCAGATACAATAGGAAATCTAAAACAGCTTGTATTCCT ATCTTTGAATTCTAATAGATTTAGCGGAACAATTCCAGCTTCTATTGGTAATCTCTCAAGTATTAACTGGCTAGACTTAGCAGAAAACCAGCTCCAGGGTCCTATCCCAATATCTAGTGGAACTACTCCCGGTCTCGATATGTTgcacaaaacaaaacactt TCATTTTGGGAAGAATAAgctttcagggactattccagctAAACTTTTTAGTTCTGAAATGTCGTTGATACATGT GCTTTTTGAAAGCAACAAATTTACTGGCAGCATTCCATCTACACTTGGACTTGTGAAGACACTGGAAGTGGT GCGCTTGGATAACAATTCGTTAAATGGACCTGTGCCTCAAAACATCAACAATCTTACAAACGTTAGAGAATT GTTCCTGTCCTCTAATCACCTATCCGGTTCCCTGCCAAACCTTACTGGAATGAACGTCCTCAGTTACCT gGATATGAGCGATAACCAATTTGATCAATCAGACTTTCCATCATGGTTATCAACTCTTCAGTCTCTAACAACAAT AATGATGGAGAAAACACAACTTCAAGGATCTATTCCCGTTTCTTTGTTCAGCCTGGGACAGTTACAGACAGT GATGCTGAAAAACAACCAGCTGAATGGAACTTTAGATATTGGCACAACCATTAGTGACCAACTGGGAGTCATTGATTTGCAGACtaattttattgaaaaatttGATCCACGGATCGATGTCTCTAAAGTGGAGATAAC ACTTGTAGAAAATCCTTATTGTGATGAAGGACTCCCAGCGGCGAAACAAACCTACTGCTCCATTGCAAAAAACAATGACTCATATACAACGCCGCTAAATAACTGTGTGCCAGTTTCCTGCGACTCGAATCAGATATTAAGCCCGAATTGCAAATGTACATACCCTTACACCGGAACTTTAACTCTTAGAGCTCCTTCTTTCTCTGACTTGGGAAACAAGACAGTGTTTGATATGCTAGGTTTCACTCTTATGGAGTCTTTTAGAAATCACGACAAACCCGTGGATTCAGTTTCCTTAAGCAATCCGAGGAAGAATGTGTATCAGTATCTTGATTTGAGTTTAGAAATATTTCCATCAGCCCAAGATTCTTTCAATAGAACCGGTATTTCTGGCATAGGCTTTATGCTCAGCAACCAAACATACAAGCCTCAAGCTGACATTTTTGGACCATTTTATTTCCTTGCTGATAAGTATGAACATTATCTGAATGACTCGG TAATAGAAGAAGGTCCTGTGAAATCCAGTAAATCGTCAAATATTGGCATCATCGCTGGAGCTGCTATTGGCGGTTGTGTCCTGGTTGTGTTATTACTCCTTGCAGTTGTTTACGGTTTCCGCCAAAAGAACAAGGCAAAAAGAGAAGCTAAGAAAAGCAGCCTTTTTG AACAATGGGGTCCTGATGAGAGCAATAGTAGCATCCCACAGTTGAAAGGTGCGAGGCGCTTCAGTTTCGAGGAGATTCAGAACTGCACCAAAAAGTTTTCACAACTCAATTACATAGGATCTGGGGGATATGGGAAG GTTTATAGGGGAACTCTTCTCAATGGACAACTAATTGCAGTAAAACGAGCTCAAAAGGAATCAATCCAAGGAGGGTTGGAATTCAAAACGGAGATTGAACTTCTATCGAGGGTCCACCATAAAAATCTTGTTAGCCTTATTGGTTTTTGCTTTGAGCAAGGCGAACAAATATTGGTTTATGAGTATGTTGTAAATGGTACTTTGACAGATGCTCTTTCAG GTAAGTCAGGAATTAGATTGGACTGGATTAGAAGGCTAAAAATAGCCCTTGGTGCTGCTCGGGGGTTGGATTATCTTCATGAACATGCTAATCCTCCTATCATACATAGAGACGTCAAATCGACAAACATTTTACTCGACGAGCGCTTGAATGCTAAAGTATCCGATTTCGGTCTATCCAAGCCATTGGGTGATGGTGCAAAAGGTTATATCACAACTCAAGTCAAAGGGACAATG GGTTACTTGGATCCAGAATATTACATGACACAGCAATTGACAGAGAAAAGTGATGTTTATAGCTTTGGAGTACTAATGTTGGAGTTGATAACAGCAAGAAGGCCAATAGAAAGAGGGAAATATATCGTGAAAGTTGTTAAGAATGCAATTGACAAGACAAAAGAGTTAAATGGTCTTACGGAAATCCTTGATCCTGTCATTGATTTTAAGGCATCGTTGAACAGTTTTGAAAAATTTATAGGTCTAACAATGAAATGTGTGGAAGAGTCAAGTTCAAATAGGCCTTCAATGAATTATGCACTGAAAGAAATCGAAAACATGTTGCTGTTGGCTGGCACTAACCCTAATGCTGAATCAGCATCTCCTTCATCTAGTTATAATGCTAGTGGAAATTCTATGCATCCTTATGAAAATGAGTACTTTGATTCAAGTGTGGTACTTCCACGCGCATAA